In Papilio machaon chromosome W, ilPapMach1.1, whole genome shotgun sequence, a single genomic region encodes these proteins:
- the LOC106719902 gene encoding uncharacterized protein LOC106719902 has product MSGIKKKKCEICGVKTCRMDGQKRVFMARFPLDEDRDDHPRVYACLYRSHSGNAEIDRLMEQVQTATDSVLEQIPSAEIVVLAGYIANANTRCGRSYTFPAGPSADLTSRQLLGFRRRPLGVVGPLPDPRRPRLKPNGFRRVWHYRSADWDEMRSFFASYPWERVCFKLDNPDAVADSVTDVVLQGMELFIPSSVVPIGGSSRPWYGRSCKLAARYKQDCYRAWAEASAARDVNTSLLKKKYNSASRSFKRVIAKAKSEHVASIGERLVKLPSGTRAFWSLAKAVQGNFCKPSLPSLSRGDDSLAHTANEKADLLGSLFASNSTLEDKGSSPPNIPCGDTFMSEIQFRQRSVRKVLHSLDVHKSSGPDGIPPIVLKTCAPELAPVLTRLFRFLYSLGIVPNSWKTAIIPPIPKKGDSSDPSNYRPIAVTPLFSKVMETTVNCQLMRYLEEHQLISDRQYGFRQRRSAGDLLAYLTHRWSEAIEGKGEALAVSLDVAKAFDRVWHKALLAKLPSYGLPEKLCAWISSFLEGRSIKVVVDGACSDPKPINAGVPQGGVLSPTLFLLHINDILQFSNIHCYADDSTCDALTFQFNLMLKFIAHNSQNETNWVAVVSSMMENMPIDSYTITAIVSIMRAIPSPNVTTVNMLLRERHQLSAHRAVGTYLCIRRENNICVVLNCLVEKLINSRNHNDLELQMRALLALEKFAVTKENKAKILEKLAQVNKNHLTNLEMFLADTANEYSVRREIGYCARWALDNIFPKPGRQLSYDTVDITTINGMLKNDSGNIYLKYSPDLMEIRNDTILSQTLHGTCEVEEGAWFYEITVVTKDSMTIGWGCTGADTENKVGYEEFSIGYEGKNKLLWYYRAPHEMGLGRWRKGDVLGCLLEINNKTINFFLNGRHSMIIYPDFFSPTRQPKKFFPAITMAPFQQCIVNLGQKPFRSAPEGVHFSALSSVGQLTPQLRMIYGMPRSAMQERQASFNASEDACDICCDRAVDVTLHPCGHRTLCHECSMKLKTCPVCRAPIAQRR; this is encoded by the exons CGACGACCATCCGCGAGTCTACGCGTGCCTCTATAGGTCCCATAGCGGTAATGCCGAAATAGACCGACTCATGGAGCAAGTCCAAACGGCTACAGATTCTGTCCTGGAGCAGATCCCATCCGCCGAGATTGTGGTACTTG CTGGTTACATCGCCAACGCGAATACCAGATGTGGAAGATCATACACCTTCCCTGCTGGACCTTCTGCTGACCTCACATCCAGACAGCTACTCGGTTTCCGTCGACGCCCCCTTGGGGTCGTCGGACCACTGCCTGATCCGCGTCGCCCACGGCTCAAGCCAAATGGCTTCCGCCGAGTGTGGCACTACAGGTCAGCAGACTGGGATGAGATGCGGTCCTTTTTTGCATCCTACCCATGGGAGCGAGTTTGCTTCAAGCTGGACAATCCCGATGCCGTTGCCGACTCTGTCACCGATGTCGTGCTTCAGGGGATGGAACTATTTATTCCGTCATCTGTCGTGCCTATCGGGGGCAGCTCTCGGCCCTGGTATGGTCGATCCTGCAAATTAGCAGCGCGCTACAAGCAGGATTGTTACCGAGCCTGGGCTGAAGCGTCAGCGGCTAGGGATGTAAATACCAGCCTGCTCAAAAAGAAGTACAACTCCGCCTCCAGGTCCTTCAAAAGAGTTATTGCCAAGGCAAAGTCGGAACACGTGGCTAGCATTGGTGAGAGACTGGTGAAACTTCCTTCGGGAACTCGTGCGTTCTGGTCTCTCGCCAAGGCTGTCCAGGGGAATTTTTGTAAGCCATCTTTACCATCTTTGAGCAGGGGGGATGACTCGTTGGCCCACACCGCAAATGAGAAGGCCGATCTTCTAGGCTCTCTTTTTGCGTCGAACTCGACTCTGGAGGATAAAGGTAGCTCACCGCCGAATATCCCGTGCGGTGACACCTTCATGTCCGAAATCCAGTTTCGCCAGAGATCAGTACGTAAAGTACTGCATTCTCTGGACGTCCACAAGTCGAGTGGGCCTGACGGAATTCCTCCCATCGTGCTTAAGACTTGCGCTCCTGAGTTGGCACCGGTTTTAACGCGCCTGTTCCGGTTCCTCTACTCCTTAGGCATCGTCCCGAATTCATGGAAGACTGCCATAATCCCCCCGATCCCAAAGAAAGGTGATAGCTCGGATCCGTCCAACTACAGGCCGATTGCCGTTACCCCTTTGTTCTCAAAAGTCATGGAAACGACCGTCAATTGCCAGCTTATGAGGTACCTTGAGGAGCATCAGCTGATTAGCGATCGGCAGTATGGGTTCCGTCAGCGTCGCTCAGCTGGTGATCTTCTCGCGTACCTCACGCATCGATGGTCGGAGGCTATCGAGGGCAAGGGGGAGGCCCTGGCGGTTAGTTTGGACGTGGCCAAAGCCTTTGATCGGGTGTGGCACAAAGCACTTCTTGCGAAGTTGCCTTCCTACGGGCTGCCCGAGAAACTATGTGCCTGGATTTCTAGCTTCTTGGAGGGTCGGAGCATCAAGGTCGTTGTTGACGGTGCGTGCTCTGACCCGAAACCAATCAACGCTGGTGTCCCACAGGGCGGTGTACTGTCGCCCACAttgtttcttctgcatatcaatgacatACTGCAATTCAgcaacattcattgttatgcagacgatagcacGTGTGACGCACT GACATTTCAATTCAATCTAATGCTGAAGTTCATTGCCCACAATTCTCAAAATGAAACAAACTGGGTGGCCGTAGTCAGCAGTATGATGGAGAACATGCCTATTGATTCTTATACGATTACTGCGATCGTAAGTATAATGCGCGCTATACCGAGTCCAAATGTAACTACAGTTAACATG CTACTGCGCGAGCGACACCAGTTGTCCGCACACCGCGCTGTGGGGACCTACCTTTGTATTCGAAGAGAGAACAACATCTGCGTTGTTCTCAACTGCTTAGTGGAGAAGTTG ataAATAGTAGAAATCATAATGACCTGGAGTTACAAATGAGAGCTTTACTTGCACTTGAAAAATTTGCTGTCACCAAAGAAAATAAGGCAAAGATATTGGAAAAACTTGcacaagtaaacaaaaatcatttaactAATTTGGAGATGTTCCTTGCGGATACTGCTAACGAATATTCAGTTCGCCGTGAAATTGGATATTGCGCAAGATGGGCGCTggataatattt TTCCGAAACCAGGCAGACAGTTGTCCTATGATACAGTGGACATAACAACTATAAATGGTATGCTTAAAAATGATAGTGGAAATATCTATCTGAAGTACTCACCGGATCTTATGGAAATTAGGAATGATACCATATTGTCTCAAACACTACATGGGACCTGTGAGGTGGAGGAAGGAGCATGGTTCTACGAGATTACCGTGGTCACCAAGGACTCCATGACAATTGGCTGGGGATGTACCGGCGCTGACACG GAAAATAAAGTTGGATATGAAGAATTTTCGATAGGTTATGAAGgcaaaaataagttattatgGTATTATAGAGCACCACATGAGATGGGTCTGGGAAGGTGGAGGAAGGGTGACGTGTTAGGTTGCCTTCTCGAAATTAATAACAAGACGATCAATTTCTTTCTGAATGGGAGACATTCCATGATCATTTACCCCGATTTCTTTTCTCCTACAAG gCAACCAAAGAAATTCTTCCCGGCGATTACAATGGCGCCCTTCCAACAGTGCATCGTGAACTTGGGCCAGAAACCTTTCCGCAGCGCGCCGGAGGGCGTACACTTCTCCGCGCTCAGCTCTGTCGGACAACTCACTCCGCAGCTGAGGATG ATTTACGGAATGCCGCGCAGTGCGATGCAAGAACGTCAAGCGTCGTTCAATGCGAGCGAAGACGCGTGCGACATTTGCTGCGACCGCGCCGTCGACGTCACGCTGCATCCCTGCGGCCATCG taCACTTTGTCATGAATGCTCAATGAAGCTCAAGACGTGCCCTGTGTGTAGGGCTCCTATCGCTCAAAGGCGTTGA
- the LOC123722963 gene encoding uncharacterized protein LOC123722963 has protein sequence MLLPNIESTRAAPSRQSCPEPQPTCKLSASSPACWLSRMLLPNIESTRAAPSRQSCPEPQPTCKLSASSPACWLSRMLLPNIESTRAAPSRQSCPEPQPTCKLSASSPACWLSRMLLPNIESTRAAPAHQSCPEPQPTCKLSASSPACWLSRMLLPNIEFTRAAPTQQSCPVPTSTCKKPHPRNPETSQNVRIKYRIYQGPDPPSRAVMCQRLLVRSPHPRNPETPQNVRINDHG, from the coding sequence ATGCTCCTACCAAATATTGAATCTACCCGCGCCGCGCCCTCCCGCCAGAGCTGTCCTGAGCCTCAGCCTACCTGCAAGCTGTCTGCATCGTCGCCCGCCTGCTGGCTATCCAGAATGCTCCTACCAAATATTGAATCTACCCGCGCCGCGCCCTCCCGCCAGAGCTGTCCTGAGCCTCAGCCTACCTGCAAGCTGTCTGCATCGTCGCCCGCCTGCTGGCTATCCAGAATGCTCCTACCAAATATTGAATCTACCCGCGCCGCGCCCTCCCGCCAGAGCTGTCCTGAGCCTCAGCCTACCTGCAAGCTGTCTGCATCGTCGCCCGCCTGCTGGCTATCCAGAATGCTCCTACCAAATATTGAATCTacccgcgccgcgcccgcccaCCAGAGCTGTCCTGAGCCTCAGCCTACCTGCAAGCTGTCTGCATCGTCGCCCGCCTGCTGGCTATCCAGAATGCTCCTaccaaatattgaatttaccCGCGCCGCGCCCACCCAGCAGAGCTGTCCTGTGCCAACGTCTACTTGTAAGAAGCCGCATCCTCGCAATCCGGAGACTTCCCAGAATGTTCGTATCAAATACCGAATCTACCAGGGCCCCGACCCACCCAGCAGAGCTGTCATGTGCCAACGTCTACTTGTAAGAAGCCCGCATCCTCGCAATCCGGAGACTCCCCAGAATGTTCGTATCAACGACCATGGCTAG